From Mycoplasmopsis gallinacea, the proteins below share one genomic window:
- a CDS encoding ABC transporter ATP-binding protein yields the protein MNRKKSKFDSQTFKKLMKFMWETNKVYFSLIVFGMIVTAATFSLSQSFLGIVLFNKFLVPYFISGAKKFDWYGFTIAIMLLGLMYLIGVTCQFVASRLSISLAHSTIQKLRVSLYSKMQKLPIKYFDTNLNGNLISIYTNDIDTLREMISQSFPQIINSIATIFILLFLMFYYSWFMTLIVLLLVFVLMFFSSKFAIYSGKYFVQRQKSLGKLNGFISEMINGVKVIKVFNHEQKSVSDLTVKNDEFYKSDFKSKAIMNILFPLFMNMGNINYAIVALIGGVILANNGHVGSLNIGLNIGVLVSFLQYTRSFSNPIATISQQFNTISVAIAGAQRVFAVFEEKEEQDLGTIEIVRERDLNEAEKEVLSALNLEKSNFYYKMPVDGKVTFKEAKGQVVFKNVYFGYTDQKMILKDINLEVMPGQKIAFVGATGAGKTTITNLINRFYDVNQGEILLDGINLEEIKKSSLRKSLGFVLQDTSLFSKSVKENISYGVENALKEDVEYAASVANADRFIGLMENGFETELENAGENISQGQKQLLSIARTSMLQPMILVLDEATSTIDTETEKHVQEAMYNLMNNRTSFIIAHRLSTIKNVDKIVVLDKGEIAEQGSHKELLAQKGMYYKLYTGAIELD from the coding sequence ATGAATAGAAAAAAATCTAAATTCGATTCACAAACCTTCAAAAAATTAATGAAATTCATGTGAGAAACTAATAAAGTTTACTTTTCATTAATTGTATTTGGGATGATTGTAACAGCTGCTACATTTTCACTTAGTCAATCATTTTTAGGTATCGTTCTTTTTAATAAATTTTTAGTCCCATATTTCATTAGTGGTGCTAAAAAATTCGATTGATATGGATTTACAATAGCGATTATGCTTTTAGGACTGATGTATTTAATTGGTGTAACTTGCCAATTTGTTGCTTCAAGATTGTCAATTTCACTTGCTCATTCCACAATTCAAAAATTAAGAGTCAGTTTATATTCAAAAATGCAAAAGCTACCAATTAAATACTTTGACACTAATCTAAATGGAAACTTAATTTCAATTTATACAAATGATATTGATACATTAAGAGAAATGATTTCTCAAAGTTTCCCGCAAATTATTAACTCAATTGCAACAATTTTCATTTTATTATTCTTAATGTTTTACTACAGCTGATTTATGACACTTATAGTGCTTTTACTTGTGTTTGTACTTATGTTTTTCTCAAGTAAATTTGCTATTTATTCAGGAAAATACTTTGTGCAAAGACAAAAGAGTTTAGGTAAATTAAATGGATTTATAAGTGAAATGATTAATGGGGTTAAAGTTATTAAAGTCTTTAACCATGAACAAAAATCAGTATCTGATTTAACAGTAAAAAATGATGAATTTTACAAAAGCGACTTTAAATCTAAAGCTATAATGAACATTTTATTCCCGCTTTTTATGAATATGGGGAATATTAATTATGCAATAGTTGCTCTTATTGGTGGAGTTATTTTAGCTAATAACGGACATGTTGGATCCTTAAATATAGGTTTAAACATCGGGGTATTAGTTTCGTTCCTTCAATATACAAGAAGTTTCTCAAACCCAATTGCAACAATTAGTCAACAGTTCAACACAATTTCAGTAGCTATTGCTGGAGCTCAAAGAGTATTTGCTGTTTTTGAAGAAAAAGAAGAACAAGATCTTGGGACTATTGAAATAGTTCGTGAAAGAGATTTAAATGAAGCTGAAAAAGAGGTTTTATCTGCGTTAAACCTTGAAAAATCTAATTTCTACTACAAAATGCCTGTAGATGGCAAAGTAACATTTAAAGAAGCTAAAGGACAGGTAGTATTTAAAAATGTTTACTTTGGATATACAGACCAAAAAATGATTCTTAAAGATATTAATTTAGAAGTAATGCCTGGTCAAAAAATTGCTTTTGTTGGAGCAACTGGAGCTGGAAAAACTACAATTACCAACTTAATTAACCGTTTCTATGATGTAAATCAAGGTGAAATTTTACTTGACGGAATCAATCTTGAAGAAATTAAAAAATCTTCATTAAGAAAATCACTTGGTTTTGTACTTCAAGATACTTCTCTTTTCAGTAAAAGTGTTAAAGAAAACATCTCTTATGGAGTTGAAAATGCTCTGAAAGAAGATGTTGAATACGCAGCTAGCGTTGCGAATGCAGATCGTTTTATTGGTTTAATGGAAAATGGATTTGAAACTGAGCTCGAAAATGCTGGTGAAAACATTTCTCAAGGTCAAAAACAACTGCTTTCAATTGCTAGAACAAGTATGCTTCAACCAATGATTTTAGTCCTTGACGAAGCTACAAGTACAATTGATACTGAAACTGAAAAACACGTTCAAGAAGCTATGTATAATTTAATGAATAACAGAACTTCATTTATTATCGCTCACCGTCTTAGCACAATCAAAAACGTCGATAAAATTGTGGTTTTAGATAAAGGTGAAATTGCTGAGCAAGGAAGTCATAAAGAACTTCTTGCTCAAAAAGGTATGTATTACAAACTTTATACAGGTGCTATTGAACTTGATTAA
- a CDS encoding IS1634 family transposase codes for MSYSLCKKKQNGKYYLVLAISKGFKKGYGNQVGLGYWEDIKEKYGLSSIEDMKEIAKKVDTSLDKAIAKEEFFKLLKPTSVKTSIQNIGVDLIYKVIKELDLFSVLPKSKHKSLEEVLEFFIATRIILPRSYMSQYKNKSDFINDINVKKSSIYNYLDVIFENKNSVLVNLFQKINEFTNRNNKVIHFDNTTVYFESFTREGMRKNGFSKDGKHNEDQVVIAMAVDENGIPIHYKVFPGNTADGKTMLSFVLELQSIYKIKDITIVADRGINNNANLRFLEQKGIKYIFQKRLDTLSIGMKKFILEDKHYVFRDEMFWKEQIVESVWNKNRFNGKYRKWCVFFSPGKKTLDKLKRNNFIDKLNKKTVNGELPLSSLVPEYKKKYMDIDGKTVGKLNWEKIKKKESEDGFYIIETNILDLTPEKANEIYRKQWKVEENFRTLKSSLQVRPVFVHNEQHILAHLLLCFIALVVLKYCLYKLKKYYEINGEIQKVTLDLFVDSLRMMTITKKEVNGKVVQEIINDLDENHKENIKIYKDFIACMS; via the coding sequence ATGAGTTACAGTTTATGCAAGAAAAAACAAAATGGAAAATATTATTTAGTTTTAGCTATTTCTAAAGGTTTTAAAAAAGGTTATGGAAATCAGGTTGGTCTAGGATACTGAGAAGATATCAAAGAAAAGTATGGATTATCTTCAATTGAAGATATGAAAGAAATAGCAAAAAAAGTAGATACATCTTTAGATAAAGCTATTGCAAAAGAAGAATTTTTTAAATTATTAAAACCCACTTCTGTAAAAACAAGTATCCAAAATATTGGAGTTGATTTAATTTATAAAGTTATTAAAGAATTAGATTTATTTTCAGTATTGCCAAAAAGTAAACATAAATCGTTAGAAGAGGTTTTGGAATTTTTCATAGCAACTAGAATTATCCTTCCAAGAAGCTATATGTCACAATATAAAAATAAAAGCGATTTTATAAATGATATTAATGTTAAAAAATCATCAATATATAACTATCTTGATGTTATTTTTGAAAATAAGAACTCTGTTTTAGTCAATTTATTTCAAAAAATAAATGAATTTACAAATCGCAATAATAAAGTTATTCACTTCGATAACACAACAGTTTATTTTGAAAGCTTTACAAGAGAAGGGATGAGAAAAAACGGTTTTTCAAAAGACGGAAAACACAATGAAGATCAAGTAGTCATAGCAATGGCTGTAGACGAAAACGGAATACCAATACACTATAAAGTTTTCCCAGGTAACACGGCTGATGGTAAAACAATGTTATCCTTCGTTTTAGAACTTCAATCAATCTATAAAATAAAGGATATTACAATAGTTGCAGATCGTGGAATAAATAACAACGCAAACTTACGTTTCCTAGAACAAAAAGGAATTAAATATATATTCCAAAAAAGATTAGATACATTAAGTATTGGGATGAAAAAATTCATTCTTGAAGACAAACATTATGTTTTTAGAGATGAAATGTTTTGAAAAGAACAAATTGTTGAATCTGTTTGAAATAAAAATAGATTTAATGGTAAATACAGAAAATGATGTGTGTTTTTCAGTCCTGGGAAAAAGACTTTAGATAAATTAAAAAGAAATAATTTTATTGATAAATTGAATAAGAAAACTGTAAATGGAGAACTGCCACTTAGTTCTTTAGTTCCAGAATATAAAAAGAAATATATGGACATTGATGGCAAAACAGTGGGTAAATTAAATTGAGAGAAAATTAAGAAAAAAGAATCTGAAGATGGTTTTTACATTATTGAAACCAATATTCTAGATTTAACACCAGAAAAAGCTAATGAAATTTACAGAAAACAATGAAAAGTAGAAGAAAATTTCAGAACATTAAAATCTTCTTTACAAGTTAGACCTGTTTTTGTTCATAATGAACAGCATATACTTGCACATCTTTTATTATGTTTCATTGCTCTTGTTGTTTTAAAATACTGTCTTTATAAATTAAAGAAATATTATGAAATCAATGGAGAAATACAAAAAGTGACGTTAGATTTATTTGTGGATTCATTAAGAATGATGACTATAACAAAAAAAGAAGTAAATGGAAAAGTGGTACAAGAAATAATTAATGATTTGGATGAAAACCACAAAGAAAATATAAAAATTTATAAAGATTTCATCGCATGTATGAGTTAA